The following are from one region of the Zonotrichia leucophrys gambelii isolate GWCS_2022_RI chromosome 1A, RI_Zleu_2.0, whole genome shotgun sequence genome:
- the MCAT gene encoding malonyl-CoA-acyl carrier protein transacylase, mitochondrial, producing the protein MGGWAAAPWRLGGCSGRGGLRGAALRWGSSRPGAGDRAATLSDLLQSSVEAEEPGAAAARQERRCPREGTVLLFPGQGSQFVGMCRGLQQYPGVRDMYRLAEKVLGYDLLSLCLEGPRDALDRTQHCQPAVFVASLAAVEKLNHLQPEVVERCVAAAGYSVGEFAALVFAGALDFAEALYAVKVRAEAMQRASEAVPSGMLSVVGRREANYKFACLEARKHCESLGIENPVCTISNYLFPDSRVIAGHLQALEFLQENARKYYFKRTKMLPVSGAFHTRLMEPAVEPLAEVLKSIEIQKPLLCVYSNVDGKKYMHSKHIQKLLVKQVVSPVLWEQTMHSVYERKQGTEFPYTYEVGPGNQLGAILKQCNLKAWKQYKHVDALEDEEAAET; encoded by the exons ATGGGCGGCTGGGCCGCGGCGCCATGGCGGCTTGGTGGCTGCAGCGGGCGCGGCGGCCTCCGCGGCGCTGCGCTGCGGTGGGGCAGCTCCCGCCCCGGCGCTGGGGACCGGGCGGCGACCCTGAGCGACCTCCTGCAGAGCTCGGTGGAGGCCGAGGAAccgggcgcggcggcggcgaggCAGGAGCGGCGGTGCCCCCGGGAGGGCACGGTGCTGCTCTTCCCGGGGCAGGGCAGCCAGTTCGTGGGCATGTGCCGCGGGCTGCAGCAGTACCCCGGCGTGCGGGACATGTACCGCCTGGCCGAGAAGGTGCTGGGCTACGAcctgctctccctctgcctggAGGGGCCGCGGGACGCGCTGGACcgcacccagcactgccagcccgcCGTGTTCGTCGCCTCCCTGGCCGCCGTGGAGAAGCTCAACCACCTGCAGCCTGAA GTCGTGGAGCGCTGCGTGGCGGCCGCCGGCTACAGCGTGGGGGAGTTCGCGGCGCTGGTCTTCGCTGGAGCCCTGGACTTTGCCGAAG CGCTGTACGCGGTGAAGGTGCGCGCCGAAGCCATGCAAAGGGCGTCGGAAGCTGTCCCCAGTGGAATGCTCTCGGTTGTCGGCCGGCGAGAGGCAAATTACAAATTTGCCTGCCTGGAAGCCCGTAAACACTGTGAATCACTGGGTATAGAGAACCCCGTGTGCACAATTTCAAACTATTTGTTTCCAGACAGCAGAGTCATTGCAGGACACTTACAG GCTTTGGAGTTTTTGCAGGAGAATGCCcgaaaatattattttaaacgTACAAAAATGCTTCCAGTCAGTGGGGCTTTTCATACCAGACTTATGGAACCAGCAGTAGAGCCACTGGCTGAAGTTCTAAAATCGATCGAAATTCAGAAACCGCTGCTCTGTGTGTATTCCAATGTCGATGGCAAAAAGTACATGCACTCAAAGCACATTCAGAAGCTGTTAGTGAAGCAGGTGGTGTCACCTGTTCTGTGGGAGCAGACCATGCACTCAGTGTATGAAAGAAAGCAAGGAACAGAATTTCCTTACACGTATGAAGTGGGGCCTGGGAATCAACTGGGAGCCATTCTCAAACAATGTAATTTAAAGGCCTGGAAACAATATAAACATGTAGATGCTCTGGAAGATGAGGAAGCAGCGGAGACCTAA
- the TSPO gene encoding translocator protein has protein sequence MEMVPAWAPAVGFTLLPHAGGLLGGNITKREIPTWYQTLQKPSWCPPNWMFAPVWGTLYTSMGYGSYLVWKELGGFNEKSVVPLGLYAGNLALNWAWTPIFFGAHKMGWGLVTLLLTTGTATATTASWYNINKAAAYLMIPYLAWLSLASALNYRIWKDNRNKKRPE, from the exons ATGGAAATGGTACCAGCCTGGGCCCCAGCAGTAGGTTTCACACTCCTGCCACACGCAGGAGGATTGTTAGGAGGCAATATAACCAAAAGGGAAATCCCAACATGGTATCAAACTCTACAGAAGCCATCCTGGTGTCCACCTAACTGGATGTTTGCTCCTGTTTGGGGAACTCTCTATACATCTATGGG ATACGGCTCCTACCTTGTGTGGAAGGAACTGGGGGGCTTCAATGAAAAGTCAGTGGTTCCTCTGGGTCTGTATGCAGGGAACCTGGCATTAAACTGGGCATGGACTCCAATATTTTTTGGAGCTCACAAAATGGGATGG GGGTTGGTGACTCTCCTGCTGACAACTGGTACAGCAACAGCTACCACTGCTTCCTGGTACAACATCAACAAGGCAGCAGCTTATTTGATGATTCCTTATTTAGCCTGGCTAAGCTTGGCTTCTGCACTCAATTATCGGATCTGGAAGGACAATCGCAACAAGAAAAGACCTGAATAA